One Kribbella sp. NBC_00662 genomic region harbors:
- a CDS encoding PhzF family phenazine biosynthesis protein, with protein MRIRVVDAFAARPFTGNPAGVCLLEAGEWPDEAWMLAVAAEMNHAETAFARPSERADADWDLRWFTPTLEERLCGHATLATTHALVSDDKVSGKVAFATRSGILIATVADDGITLDFPVNRPTEVPAPDGLGAALAVEFSEVYITGELRDLLVVVRDEATVRAVVPDYDAMAGIIEREKLRGVIVTAQGSEYDFVSRFFAPGSGIPEDPVTGSAHTSLAPYWGERLGRNELVGYQASARGGVVQVSSSGDRVYLKGQAITVLDGELLV; from the coding sequence ATGAGGATCAGGGTTGTCGACGCGTTCGCGGCACGTCCGTTCACCGGGAATCCGGCCGGGGTCTGTCTCCTCGAGGCCGGGGAATGGCCCGACGAGGCCTGGATGCTGGCCGTTGCCGCCGAGATGAACCACGCCGAGACCGCGTTCGCCCGGCCGTCGGAGCGGGCCGACGCGGACTGGGATCTGCGCTGGTTCACCCCGACTCTGGAAGAGCGGCTCTGTGGCCACGCCACGCTCGCGACCACGCATGCGCTGGTGTCGGACGACAAGGTGTCCGGGAAGGTTGCTTTCGCAACGCGCAGCGGCATCCTGATCGCGACGGTCGCGGACGACGGGATCACGCTGGACTTTCCGGTCAACCGGCCGACCGAGGTGCCGGCTCCGGACGGGCTCGGCGCAGCCTTGGCGGTCGAGTTCTCGGAGGTCTACATCACGGGCGAGCTCCGCGATCTCCTGGTCGTCGTCCGTGACGAGGCGACGGTGCGTGCAGTCGTCCCGGACTACGACGCGATGGCCGGGATCATCGAGCGGGAGAAGCTGCGCGGGGTGATCGTGACAGCGCAGGGCTCGGAGTACGACTTCGTCTCGCGGTTCTTCGCGCCGGGCAGTGGGATCCCGGAGGACCCGGTCACCGGGAGCGCGCACACGAGTCTGGCGCCGTACTGGGGCGAACGCCTCGGACGGAACGAACTGGTCGGGTACCAGGCGTCCGCCCGAGGCGGGGTCGTCCAGGTCAGCTCATCCGGCGACCGCGTCTACCTGAAGGGCCAGGCGATCACGGTCCTGGACGGCGAACTACTGGTCTAG
- a CDS encoding RidA family protein has product MPDLAIEPLNPSILPMSGKYSHGVQVDGAQRMVFVSGQVPWGNEHGRVPETFEAQCRMVWRNVLAVLSEAGMGIRNLVKVTTYLSDRQYRALNAKIREEVLGDHAPALTVVIADIYAENWLLEIEAVAMA; this is encoded by the coding sequence ATGCCAGATCTAGCGATCGAGCCACTGAATCCGTCGATCCTGCCGATGTCGGGCAAGTACAGCCACGGTGTCCAGGTCGACGGCGCGCAGCGGATGGTGTTCGTCAGCGGGCAGGTGCCGTGGGGCAACGAGCACGGGCGGGTGCCGGAGACGTTCGAGGCGCAGTGCCGGATGGTCTGGCGGAACGTGCTGGCCGTGCTGTCCGAGGCGGGGATGGGGATCCGGAACCTGGTCAAGGTGACGACGTACCTGTCCGACCGGCAGTACCGCGCGCTGAACGCGAAGATCCGCGAAGAGGTCCTCGGCGATCATGCCCCGGCGCTCACGGTCGTCATCGCCGACATCTACGCGGAGAACTGGCTGCTCGAGATCGAGGCCGTCGCGATGGCCTGA
- a CDS encoding TIGR03118 family protein, whose amino-acid sequence MSLRSKGRPLAVATALVSGLALVTPVTASAHGSHHALAVQQVNLVSDQAGKAVLTDPDLVNPWGLSLGATTPLWVSNQGTSTSTLYSAAPGSNTVTKVPTVRVTVPLPTGQVSNPGTGFLVSNATASAPARFIFATLTGQIEAWNPTINPLMGPADIKATVKGAAYTGLAISPASDRLFAANFAQGKVDVFDNAFMPVKLSKWAFRDLSLPRGFAPFNVQTLNDHVFVTYAKPDPKTGRSQAGHGLGYVDEYTVDGKFVTRVATRGALNAPWGLTLAPASWGEPTGTLLVGNFGDGRINILRPKSHGRFDFAGQVRNSHGRTLVIDGLWALLPGTATTGGTDTLWFSAGPAKETHGLLGQLRMP is encoded by the coding sequence ATGTCACTCCGCTCGAAGGGCCGGCCACTCGCGGTTGCCACCGCACTGGTCAGCGGCCTCGCACTTGTCACCCCGGTGACCGCCAGCGCGCACGGGTCGCATCACGCGCTCGCCGTACAACAGGTCAACCTGGTCTCGGACCAGGCCGGCAAAGCTGTCCTGACCGACCCGGACCTGGTGAACCCGTGGGGGCTGTCGCTCGGCGCGACCACCCCGCTCTGGGTGTCCAACCAAGGTACGTCGACGTCCACGCTGTACTCCGCCGCGCCCGGCTCGAACACCGTGACGAAGGTGCCGACCGTCCGGGTCACGGTGCCGCTGCCGACCGGGCAGGTGTCCAACCCGGGCACCGGGTTCCTGGTCAGCAACGCGACCGCGTCCGCACCGGCACGGTTCATCTTCGCCACGCTGACCGGCCAGATCGAGGCCTGGAACCCGACGATCAACCCGTTGATGGGGCCGGCCGACATCAAGGCGACCGTCAAGGGCGCGGCGTACACCGGGCTGGCGATCTCGCCCGCGTCCGACCGGCTGTTCGCGGCGAACTTCGCGCAGGGCAAGGTAGACGTATTCGACAACGCGTTCATGCCGGTGAAACTGTCGAAGTGGGCCTTCCGGGACCTGTCGCTGCCGCGCGGGTTCGCGCCGTTCAACGTGCAGACGCTGAACGACCACGTCTTCGTGACGTATGCGAAGCCCGACCCGAAGACCGGCCGCAGCCAGGCCGGACACGGACTCGGGTACGTCGACGAGTACACCGTGGACGGGAAGTTCGTCACCCGGGTGGCCACGCGCGGCGCGCTGAACGCGCCGTGGGGTCTGACCCTTGCTCCCGCGAGCTGGGGTGAGCCCACCGGCACGCTCCTCGTCGGCAACTTCGGCGACGGCCGGATCAACATCCTGCGGCCGAAGTCGCACGGCAGGTTCGACTTCGCCGGGCAGGTCCGCAACAGCCACGGCAGGACCCTGGTGATCGACGGCCTCTGGGCGCTCCTGCCAGGCACCGCCACCACCGGCGGCACCGACACGCTGTGGTTCTCCGCCGGACCGGCCAAGGAGACCCACGGCCTCCTCGGCCAGCTCCGGATGCCGTAG
- a CDS encoding GNAT family N-acetyltransferase has product MSVAEVRRFNRMVTQRVGVLQEDYLARGRPLGEDRVLWEIGVDGCDVRTLRARLDLDSGYLSRLLRSLTSAGLVEVEPSVADARVRMARLTGKGLDERRVLDERSDELAASILEPLDDRQRERLTAAMDEVTRLLTASMVRVEIVDPRLPAAQYCLNAYFEELERRFETGFDPARSISADHAELTLPAGLLLVATLRSEPVGCGALKLHGSDPAEIKRMWVSPDARGLGLGRRLLAELERTAAANGATVVRLETNHNLKEAIALYRSSGFEEVPAFNTEPYAHHWFEKSL; this is encoded by the coding sequence ATGAGTGTTGCGGAGGTGCGGCGGTTCAATCGGATGGTGACGCAGCGGGTTGGGGTGTTGCAGGAGGACTACCTGGCGCGCGGTCGTCCGCTGGGGGAGGACCGGGTGTTGTGGGAGATCGGCGTGGATGGGTGCGACGTGCGCACCCTGCGTGCGCGGCTTGATCTCGACTCCGGGTATCTGAGCCGGTTGCTGCGGTCGCTGACCAGCGCGGGTCTGGTGGAGGTCGAGCCGAGTGTGGCGGATGCGCGGGTGCGGATGGCGCGGCTGACGGGTAAAGGGCTCGACGAGCGGCGGGTGCTCGATGAGCGGTCGGACGAGTTGGCGGCCTCGATCCTCGAGCCGCTCGATGACCGGCAGCGGGAGCGGTTGACCGCGGCGATGGATGAGGTGACCCGGTTGCTGACGGCGTCGATGGTCCGGGTCGAGATCGTCGACCCGCGGCTACCGGCGGCGCAGTACTGCTTGAACGCGTACTTCGAGGAGCTCGAGCGCAGGTTCGAGACCGGGTTCGACCCGGCGCGGAGCATCTCGGCGGACCATGCCGAGTTGACGCTCCCCGCCGGGTTGTTGCTCGTGGCAACGTTGCGGTCGGAGCCGGTCGGCTGCGGTGCGCTCAAGCTGCACGGCTCCGACCCGGCCGAGATCAAACGGATGTGGGTGTCACCGGATGCGCGCGGGCTCGGGCTGGGCCGCCGGCTGCTCGCCGAGCTCGAGCGTACGGCGGCCGCGAACGGCGCCACCGTCGTACGGCTCGAGACCAACCACAACCTGAAGGAGGCGATCGCCCTCTACCGCTCCTCAGGCTTCGAGGAGGTACCGGCCTTCAACACCGAGCCCTACGCGCATCACTGGTTCGAGAAATCTCTCTGA
- a CDS encoding class I SAM-dependent methyltransferase produces the protein MTMHLELEEHYSERYDEASRLGSTVKGRLELARVQDLLNRYLPAPPAAVADIGGGPGVHAAWLKRRGYDVELLDPVEHHVRQATEAGISAVQGDARRLPWEDEEFDAAFVAGPMYHLRESGERQLALREAIRVTKLGGFVAVVAINRAANLIGSTLANTLIQRQAVVTDILRDGYSPRNDRMAHTTYHTVAQLRAELTHAGLRGVLIHGLTGPGGWLTVMIDAHYGDQPLPDSLQEPDPLHTALECARLADRYPEMVQSSSLLFGLGQRADL, from the coding sequence ATGACGATGCACTTGGAGCTCGAAGAGCACTACAGCGAGCGGTACGACGAAGCGAGCCGGCTCGGATCGACCGTCAAGGGACGGTTGGAGCTGGCCCGGGTACAGGATCTGCTGAACAGGTATCTGCCGGCGCCTCCCGCGGCGGTTGCGGACATCGGCGGCGGGCCCGGGGTCCACGCTGCTTGGTTGAAGCGCCGTGGGTACGACGTCGAGCTGCTCGATCCGGTCGAGCATCACGTTCGGCAGGCGACCGAGGCCGGGATCAGCGCAGTACAAGGGGATGCGCGGCGGCTGCCGTGGGAGGACGAGGAGTTCGACGCGGCGTTCGTGGCCGGGCCGATGTATCACCTGCGGGAGTCGGGCGAGCGGCAGCTCGCGCTGCGTGAGGCGATCCGGGTGACGAAGCTCGGTGGGTTCGTGGCGGTGGTGGCGATCAACCGGGCTGCCAATCTGATCGGCTCCACGCTGGCGAACACGTTGATCCAGCGGCAGGCCGTGGTGACGGACATCCTGCGCGACGGGTACAGCCCGCGGAACGACCGGATGGCGCACACGACGTACCACACTGTCGCGCAGTTGCGAGCCGAACTCACCCACGCCGGCCTCCGTGGCGTCCTCATCCACGGCCTCACCGGCCCCGGCGGCTGGCTGACGGTCATGATCGACGCCCACTACGGCGACCAACCCCTCCCCGACAGCCTCCAGGAACCCGATCCGCTCCACACGGCGCTGGAGTGCGCCAGGCTCGCGGACAGGTATCCGGAGATGGTGCAGTCGAGTTCCCTCCTCTTCGGACTGGGCCAACGAGCAGATCTCTGA
- a CDS encoding cysteine dioxygenase family protein, whose protein sequence is MTAQPIDVPNVPARQASRLVELNNCLSLDDLPGRDLTPDELSELAASIAAQPHLWEDQVAYSDEERVFASLHRDANVDVWLICWTPVNDTGWHDHDVSSGAVAVARGKLVEHNLAIGVESIETEVEAGDVYGFGPDHIHRLTGLDKGSVTVHAYSPPLWRMGQYSVKEGVLRRVSVSYADELRPID, encoded by the coding sequence GTGACTGCCCAGCCGATCGACGTACCTAACGTCCCAGCTCGCCAGGCCAGCCGGCTCGTGGAGCTCAACAACTGTCTGTCGCTGGATGACCTTCCAGGCCGCGACCTCACCCCCGACGAACTGTCCGAGCTGGCCGCGTCGATCGCCGCGCAGCCGCACCTGTGGGAGGACCAGGTCGCGTACTCCGACGAGGAGCGCGTCTTCGCCTCCCTCCACCGCGACGCGAACGTCGACGTCTGGCTGATCTGCTGGACCCCGGTCAACGACACCGGTTGGCACGACCACGACGTCTCCTCCGGCGCGGTCGCGGTCGCCCGCGGCAAGCTCGTCGAGCACAACCTCGCGATCGGCGTGGAGTCGATCGAGACCGAGGTCGAGGCCGGCGACGTGTACGGCTTCGGGCCCGATCACATCCACCGCCTCACCGGTCTGGACAAGGGCAGCGTCACCGTCCACGCCTACAGCCCGCCGCTGTGGCGCATGGGTCAGTACTCCGTGAAGGAAGGCGTACTCCGCCGGGTCTCGGTCTCGTACGCCGACGAGCTCCGCCCGATCGACTGA
- a CDS encoding amidohydrolase family protein: protein MIDVHQHLWPEAFVDRLRARREPPYLDGWTLHTATEAPYDVDPAAHEIGKRVALEQDAGTTLAAVSLSSPLGIEELGDAELLAAWHEGATLFPQPFRAWASVDLLETDIKQLESLLNKGFLGLQLPAHVLGAPSSWEALGELLQTLERLNKPILVHPGSARSNEDLCWWAPVVDYTTQLQAAWWAWHAFGGRRTYPGLRLCFAAAAGLAPVHHERLAARGGRLGTIDPNLYVDTSSYGPQGIDAVARILGIDQVVHGTDRPYAGTTDLRQGDAATAVIRHDNPHRLLFGTGATTTPERGVQ from the coding sequence ATGATCGACGTCCACCAGCACCTCTGGCCGGAAGCGTTCGTCGACCGGCTCCGAGCGCGTCGCGAGCCGCCGTACCTCGACGGCTGGACGCTGCACACCGCGACCGAGGCGCCGTACGACGTGGACCCCGCGGCGCACGAGATCGGCAAGCGGGTGGCGCTCGAACAGGATGCCGGTACGACGCTCGCCGCCGTCTCGCTGTCGAGCCCGCTGGGCATCGAAGAACTCGGCGACGCGGAGCTGCTCGCCGCCTGGCACGAAGGTGCCACACTCTTCCCGCAACCGTTCCGGGCGTGGGCGTCTGTCGACCTACTCGAAACCGACATCAAGCAGCTGGAATCCCTTCTGAACAAGGGATTCCTCGGGCTGCAGCTGCCTGCCCATGTACTCGGCGCACCGTCGTCCTGGGAGGCGCTCGGTGAGCTGCTGCAGACCCTCGAGCGATTGAACAAGCCGATCCTGGTCCACCCCGGCTCGGCCCGGTCGAACGAAGATCTCTGCTGGTGGGCGCCGGTCGTCGACTACACCACCCAGCTGCAAGCGGCCTGGTGGGCGTGGCACGCGTTCGGCGGACGGCGTACGTACCCGGGCCTGCGGTTGTGCTTCGCCGCCGCGGCCGGTCTCGCGCCGGTGCACCACGAGCGGCTGGCTGCCCGCGGCGGCCGGCTCGGCACCATCGATCCCAATCTGTACGTCGACACCTCGAGCTACGGCCCGCAGGGGATCGACGCGGTCGCGCGGATCCTCGGCATCGACCAGGTCGTGCACGGCACCGACCGGCCGTACGCCGGGACCACCGACCTCCGCCAAGGCGATGCCGCGACCGCGGTGATCCGCCACGACAATCCACACCGGCTGCTCTTCGGCACCGGTGCTACTACGACTCCTGAGAGGGGAGTGCAGTGA
- a CDS encoding LacI family DNA-binding transcriptional regulator encodes MSGTGRRPTLKDIASETGLSMAAVSYALRGLHGTPETRQRVQDAADRLGYQADPVARALASGRSGSIGVLCASLEDLWQQRVAAALGRELLAPDRNAWIIDSAGDADRQLELAQHLVDHRADAIVVIPIDPAAKEWAEIAKQAPVIAIGDALPGAKAKSEVIFDNETGVSTALRRLADAGHRNVAVLSPTRRLEVERPAEEIAQSVAADLGLKLRLLQCPHDLTGATDVARALLTSANPPTGILALADSMAFGVYAASRELGLRIPDDLSLLGYDDQPMSQLLTPPLSTFHWPLDDLVSHVVSRVTSAVDTNRRVRRTTLTPTLIERGSVAAPPTN; translated from the coding sequence ATGTCCGGAACCGGCCGGAGGCCAACCCTCAAGGACATCGCCAGCGAGACCGGGCTCTCGATGGCCGCTGTGTCGTACGCGCTGCGCGGTCTGCACGGCACGCCCGAGACACGGCAACGGGTCCAGGACGCCGCCGACCGCCTCGGGTACCAGGCCGATCCGGTCGCCCGCGCGCTCGCCTCGGGCCGGAGCGGCTCGATCGGCGTGCTGTGCGCCTCCCTCGAGGATCTCTGGCAGCAACGGGTCGCGGCCGCGCTCGGCCGCGAGCTCCTCGCGCCGGACCGGAACGCCTGGATCATCGACTCGGCCGGCGATGCCGACCGGCAGCTCGAGCTCGCCCAGCACCTCGTCGACCACCGCGCCGACGCGATCGTTGTGATCCCGATCGACCCGGCCGCGAAGGAGTGGGCCGAGATCGCGAAACAGGCGCCGGTGATCGCGATCGGCGACGCCCTGCCCGGCGCGAAGGCGAAGTCCGAGGTGATCTTCGACAACGAGACCGGCGTGAGTACGGCGCTGCGCCGGCTCGCGGACGCGGGTCACCGCAACGTCGCCGTGCTGAGCCCGACCCGGCGTCTCGAGGTTGAACGCCCGGCCGAGGAGATCGCTCAAAGCGTCGCGGCCGACCTCGGTCTGAAGCTCCGCCTGCTGCAATGCCCGCACGACCTGACCGGGGCGACCGACGTCGCCCGCGCGCTCCTGACCAGCGCGAACCCCCCGACCGGCATCCTCGCCCTCGCCGACTCGATGGCCTTCGGGGTGTACGCCGCCAGCCGCGAGCTCGGCCTGCGCATCCCGGACGACCTGTCGCTGCTCGGGTACGACGACCAGCCGATGTCCCAGCTGCTCACTCCGCCGCTGTCCACGTTCCACTGGCCCCTCGACGACCTGGTCAGCCACGTCGTCAGCCGCGTCACGTCGGCAGTCGACACCAACCGCCGAGTCCGCCGTACCACCCTCACGCCAACCCTGATCGAACGCGGCTCGGTCGCCGCCCCGCCGACCAACTAG
- a CDS encoding PadR family transcriptional regulator, translating to MSLRHGLLGLLAEGPASGYDLAGRFTEVLGSIWPAQHPKIYAELNKLAAEGLVEVESEGPRRRKAYRITDAGVAEVKRWLTDVDVDHTMRLQPLLRSLFFWMMETDELQRYLEAEASYYRELAEQYRDYAARKDRGEFGYSEQTQSMRVTIEAGVRLYSALADWAEWAQTVPPAKPS from the coding sequence ATGTCACTGCGGCACGGGCTGCTCGGGCTGCTCGCCGAAGGGCCGGCCAGCGGGTACGACCTGGCCGGACGGTTCACCGAGGTGCTCGGCTCGATCTGGCCGGCGCAGCATCCGAAGATCTACGCCGAGCTGAACAAGCTCGCCGCCGAAGGCCTGGTCGAGGTCGAGAGCGAGGGGCCGCGGCGACGGAAGGCGTACCGGATCACCGATGCCGGCGTCGCGGAGGTGAAGCGCTGGCTGACCGATGTCGATGTGGACCACACCATGCGGTTGCAGCCGCTGCTGCGCTCGCTGTTCTTCTGGATGATGGAGACCGACGAGCTGCAGCGTTATCTCGAGGCCGAGGCCAGCTATTACCGCGAGCTCGCGGAGCAGTATCGCGACTATGCGGCGCGGAAGGATCGCGGGGAGTTCGGGTACAGCGAGCAGACACAGTCGATGCGCGTCACCATCGAGGCTGGCGTGCGCCTGTACTCCGCCCTCGCCGACTGGGCTGAATGGGCCCAAACCGTCCCGCCTGCCAAACCTTCCTGA